CTGCTTCTTCAACAGTTTCTACGACGTATGCTTTTTGATTCGACCATTCAAAAATACTTTTTACTTCGGGATGTTTTTTCTCCCCGATCACCACAACGTAATCATTCGTTTCAAGAAGCGCTTTTGCCGATTGTTGTGCTTTTTTTACATGCGGACACGTTGCATCAACGATCGTCAAATTTTTATCAGCCGCTGCTTGATAGACTTGCGGTCCTACGCCGTGAGAGCGAATGACGATAGTACCTTGCTCCATTTCATCAAGCGATTCAACTTTACCAATACCATTTTGCTTTAAATGCTCTACCATCTGTGGATTGTGGATGATAGGACCGAGCGTGCAGATCGGAGCAGCTTGCCCAAGAGACGATTCAGCCAACTGTACGGCACGTGTAACACCATAGCAAAAACCTCTGTGTTCTGCAAGAATAATATCCATTACAATCATCTCCCCGCCTGTTCTTCGTCGAGCAGTTTTTGTATCTCTGTCATGATCTGCGTCGGAAGCGTCGTCATCAATTTTTTATCTTTTGGATCGCCTGCCGGAATCGGCTTACCGAATCGAATCGTAAATTTTGGGAACAGACCTTTTCCGTTTGTCCCCGTAATAGCGACAGGAACGATCGGCACATTTGCCTTATACGCGATCAAACCGATTCCTGCCTCAGGCTCACCCAATTTACCACTTTTGCTTCTAGTTCCTTCAGGGAACAAACCAAGACATTTGCCTTCGCCAAGAACAGTAAGTGCAGTCTTGATAGCGTTGCGGTCTGCCGCACCGCGATTGACAGGGAATGCCCCCAGGCTTGTAATGATAGATGAGAAAATAGAATTCTCAAACAGTTCTTTTTTTGCCATAAATGACACACGACGCGGACAAAATGCACCGACAAACGGCGGGTCCCACAAGCTGATATGGTTAGCGGCAATGATAGCACCGCCTTCTTTCGGGACGTTTTCTTGACCGTGTACTTCAGCACGATAAATAATTCTAAACATCGTAGGCAAAATGCCTTTTAAAAAACCATATAACATACTTATACCCTCTGTGTATAACTTAATATCGTTTGGATAACTTCTTCAATAGACAAAGATGTCGTATCTAGATAGATCGCATCTTCAGCTTGTACCAACGGCGCGATCTCGCGTTCCATATCCATACGGTCGCGTTCTGCGATCTCTTGTTCAAGTTCTTTGATATCGACTTTATACCCTTTAGCGATAAGCTCCAGATAACGACGATGTGCACGTTCTTCGATCGAAGCCGTCATAAATATTTTAAGTTCGGCATTCGGTAATACATTCGTCCCGATATCTCGACCGTCCATTACGATACCGCCTTCCTCTGCCATTTGGCGCTGCATCAAAAGAAGGCTGTGACGCACTGCCGGAATCTGCGCAACGGTCGGCACAAGAGCTGTTACCTCAGGCGTACGGATCGCATTCGTTACATCAATACCGTCTGCGAATACTTCCAAGTTACCATCTTCATACGTCATTTTAAGCTGTATCATCTGTGCAAGACGTCCGATCTCTTCCGTATCACGCGTATTCTCTTGAATTGCTTTCCACGCCACAACGCGGAACATTGCTCCCGTATCAACATAAACATAGCCAAGACGTTTGGCTACCTGCTTGGCAACCGTACTTTTGCCTGCACCTGCCGGTCCGTCTATCGCAAGAGCGATTCGTTGAGAACCAATACGTGTAAGATCTTGATAGAATGTCGGATAAGAAATGTCGGCACAATGTGCATCTTGTATTCTAACACCTTCAGCAGCCGTACCGGCAATCGCAAGTGCCATCGCAATACGATGGTCACCATACGAATCACAATCAGCCATATGAAGCGGCGCACCACCTGTGATGATCATACCATCAGGAAGTTCTTCGATCACAGCGCCCATTTTCCCAAACTCCGCACAGATCGCTTGGATTCGGTCCGTTTCTTTCACGCGAAGTTCGCCTGCACCTTTAATAACAGTCTTGCCTTCCGCGAACATAGCGGCAACAGCAAGAATGGGAATCTCATCAATAAGACGAGGAATATCTT
The sequence above is drawn from the Selenomonadales bacterium genome and encodes:
- a CDS encoding 1-acyl-sn-glycerol-3-phosphate acyltransferase, with amino-acid sequence MLYGFLKGILPTMFRIIYRAEVHGQENVPKEGGAIIAANHISLWDPPFVGAFCPRRVSFMAKKELFENSIFSSIITSLGAFPVNRGAADRNAIKTALTVLGEGKCLGLFPEGTRSKSGKLGEPEAGIGLIAYKANVPIVPVAITGTNGKGLFPKFTIRFGKPIPAGDPKDKKLMTTLPTQIMTEIQKLLDEEQAGR